A part of Sinorhizobium chiapasense genomic DNA contains:
- a CDS encoding methyltransferase family protein: protein MNAYRAKPLNFPWPAVLYGAAVLTALMVNRFFPIPVANGHGWFAWLIGGALIFTAISIDLWAVKTLLDRHTAILPTRCATCLVTCGPFRFTRNPIYLGYTLLMIGIGLITANPWLFIAAMAAVALMTVFVIRNEERHLLSRFGFEFERYCRRTARWI from the coding sequence ATGAATGCCTATCGTGCCAAGCCGCTGAATTTCCCCTGGCCCGCCGTGCTTTATGGCGCGGCAGTCCTGACTGCTTTGATGGTCAATCGTTTCTTCCCGATCCCGGTGGCGAATGGGCACGGCTGGTTTGCGTGGCTCATTGGCGGCGCACTGATCTTCACGGCGATCTCCATCGACCTTTGGGCCGTCAAGACGCTGCTGGACCGGCATACCGCGATCCTGCCAACCCGGTGCGCCACCTGCCTCGTTACCTGCGGCCCTTTTCGCTTCACGCGCAATCCGATATATCTCGGTTACACGCTGCTGATGATCGGCATTGGATTGATAACGGCCAACCCATGGCTTTTTATCGCGGCGATGGCGGCTGTCGCGCTGATGACCGTCTTTGTCATCCGCAATGAAGAGAGACATCTGCTGTCGCGCTTCGGTTTCGAATTCGAACGCTATTGCCGTCGCACCGCTCGGTGGATCTGA
- a CDS encoding rhomboid family intramembrane serine protease codes for MERDQLATPAETDAESDTARGREPAFNLPAGLTGILLFLIAVHALRTYLLSAAADQELILNFAFLPVRYTLPLSEQGLVWLWTPVTYSFLHGSWEHLIFNIFWMVAFGAPVVRRIGMVRLAVFWCLSAAAAVALHTVFHWGEIIVVVGASGVVSGFMGAAARFVFSPSGRISRQFAHLNRRLSLTETLANRSVLVFTGIWFLTNFLVGLGVFSVGGAGSVAWEAHIGGFLFGFLLFGFFDPRD; via the coding sequence ATGGAACGAGATCAGTTAGCGACACCAGCGGAAACGGATGCCGAGAGTGACACGGCCCGCGGCCGCGAACCCGCGTTCAACCTGCCGGCGGGGCTAACCGGCATCCTCTTGTTTCTCATCGCTGTTCACGCGTTGAGAACCTATCTCCTCTCGGCGGCCGCCGATCAGGAACTGATCCTGAACTTCGCCTTCCTGCCCGTTCGTTACACCCTCCCGCTTTCGGAACAAGGGCTCGTCTGGCTCTGGACGCCGGTCACCTATTCGTTTCTGCATGGCAGTTGGGAGCATCTCATCTTCAATATCTTCTGGATGGTTGCTTTCGGGGCGCCGGTCGTGCGGCGCATCGGCATGGTGCGCCTGGCCGTGTTCTGGTGCCTTTCGGCGGCGGCCGCCGTTGCGTTGCACACGGTATTTCATTGGGGTGAAATTATCGTCGTGGTTGGCGCCTCCGGGGTTGTTTCCGGTTTCATGGGGGCGGCCGCACGTTTCGTGTTCTCGCCGAGCGGCCGCATCAGCCGCCAGTTCGCGCATCTCAACCGGCGACTTTCGCTAACCGAAACGCTTGCCAACCGCTCGGTGCTGGTCTTCACCGGTATCTGGTTCCTGACCAATTTTCTGGTCGGGCTCGGTGTGTTTTCCGTTGGCGGTGCCGGGAGTGTCGCCTGGGAAGCGCATATCGGCGGGTTCCTCTTCGGCTTTCTCCTGTTCGGGTTCTTTGATCCGCGCGACTAA
- a CDS encoding DUF1489 family protein — MALHLIKLCVGAESVEDLRDWVSRKALAAIAAGQEPHSFHTTRMVPKRTEELLAGGSLYWVIKGHVQARQALIGIETFTDGEGIVRCNLILGPEVVETELQPRRAFQGWRYLQDKEAPRDLASLSSGEADMPLELRRELAELGLL; from the coding sequence ATGGCGTTGCATCTCATAAAGCTCTGTGTCGGCGCAGAATCGGTCGAGGACTTGCGCGATTGGGTGTCGCGCAAGGCGCTGGCTGCGATTGCGGCCGGGCAGGAGCCCCACTCGTTCCATACGACCCGGATGGTTCCGAAACGTACTGAGGAACTCCTTGCCGGCGGTTCACTCTATTGGGTGATCAAGGGGCATGTGCAGGCCCGGCAGGCTTTGATTGGTATCGAAACATTCACTGACGGCGAGGGCATCGTCCGCTGCAATCTCATCCTCGGACCGGAAGTGGTTGAAACCGAACTCCAGCCGCGCCGGGCTTTCCAAGGATGGCGCTACCTGCAGGACAAGGAGGCACCGCGCGACCTGGCTTCGCTTTCCTCCGGCGAGGCGGACATGCCGCTGGAACTCAGGCGCGAACTGGCGGAACTCGGTCTTCTCTAA
- a CDS encoding PAS domain-containing protein, with protein sequence MRNKTTIELFRYWNTLRGERDLPRRDEIEPQDICALLPSLFILERQPSGDIRFRLAGTHVCALFGRELRGQPFAALWPAGEANEAVRIADQVMTQRSLAALSACGLTAGGERLETELLLTPLGSPQGGSDRILGSLAPLSRPSWLHMTPIECLVAQGLQILDSGRGGRSDVAEAAHAAGATTRREEIGRKVQHLRIFEGGRER encoded by the coding sequence ATGCGCAACAAAACAACGATAGAGCTGTTCCGATATTGGAACACATTGCGGGGTGAACGGGACCTCCCCCGCCGCGACGAGATAGAACCTCAAGATATTTGTGCGTTGCTGCCAAGCCTGTTCATCCTTGAACGGCAGCCAAGCGGTGACATTCGCTTCCGGCTCGCCGGCACCCATGTCTGCGCTCTTTTCGGTCGAGAATTGCGTGGCCAGCCGTTTGCCGCGCTGTGGCCCGCCGGCGAAGCGAACGAAGCCGTCCGCATCGCCGATCAGGTCATGACGCAACGCTCGCTCGCGGCCCTCTCTGCCTGCGGTCTGACGGCAGGCGGTGAGCGGCTGGAGACCGAGTTGCTGCTGACGCCGCTCGGATCGCCGCAGGGCGGCAGCGACCGCATCCTCGGTTCGCTGGCGCCGCTGTCGCGCCCTTCATGGCTGCATATGACGCCGATTGAATGCCTTGTCGCACAAGGCCTGCAAATTCTCGACAGCGGGCGCGGCGGTCGTTCGGACGTGGCTGAGGCAGCCCATGCTGCCGGTGCCACAACGCGACGTGAAGAAATCGGCCGCAAGGTCCAGCATCTGCGTATCTTCGAAGGCGGACGGGAACGCTGA
- a CDS encoding transglutaminase-like cysteine peptidase: MHKAITKTIAVAALFVGFLTEAAFALPANIAVGGTTNPPIGHYEFCKRNASECTVNGTDGGPMVLTREGWQKILEVNYEVNRAVTPMTDMEIHGVEEEWSYPDAVGDCEDYVLLKRRKLIESGFSAADLLITVVLQPNGDGHAVLTVRTDRGDFILDNMRSKVLRWSETEYTFLKRQSSENAGRWVKLQDGRAVAVGSVKTQ, translated from the coding sequence ATGCACAAAGCCATCACCAAGACGATTGCGGTCGCCGCCCTTTTCGTCGGCTTCCTGACCGAGGCAGCCTTCGCCCTTCCGGCGAACATCGCGGTGGGCGGCACCACCAATCCGCCGATCGGTCACTACGAATTTTGCAAGCGCAATGCGTCCGAATGCACCGTCAATGGAACCGACGGCGGCCCGATGGTGCTGACCCGCGAGGGATGGCAGAAAATTCTCGAGGTCAACTATGAGGTCAACCGGGCCGTGACCCCGATGACCGATATGGAAATCCATGGCGTCGAAGAAGAATGGTCCTATCCGGACGCCGTCGGCGATTGCGAGGACTATGTGCTCCTCAAGCGCCGCAAGCTGATCGAGAGCGGCTTTTCTGCCGCCGATCTGTTGATCACCGTCGTGCTGCAACCGAACGGTGACGGCCATGCGGTTTTGACCGTTCGCACCGACCGCGGCGACTTCATCCTCGACAACATGCGCAGCAAGGTGCTTCGCTGGTCGGAGACCGAGTACACGTTCCTGAAGCGGCAGTCTTCCGAAAATGCCGGGCGTTGGGTGAAACTGCAGGACGGCCGCGCCGTGGCAGTCGGCAGCGTAAAGACGCAATAG
- a CDS encoding MerR family transcriptional regulator, with translation MNKYYSITELTREFGISTRTLRFYEDEGLIHPERRGRTRLFRPADRHLIKEILRGRRIGFTIAEIREIIQVYKDPPGEMGQLQLLMTRVEEKREELRQKRKDIDDTLAELDNVEEACLTRLAEIGVGT, from the coding sequence GTGAACAAATACTATAGCATCACCGAGCTAACGCGGGAATTCGGCATCTCAACCAGAACGCTGCGCTTCTACGAGGATGAAGGCCTTATTCATCCGGAGCGCCGCGGCCGCACACGACTCTTTCGGCCGGCGGACCGTCACCTCATCAAGGAAATCCTGCGCGGCCGGCGCATCGGTTTCACCATTGCCGAAATTCGCGAGATCATCCAGGTCTACAAGGATCCGCCGGGCGAGATGGGCCAGCTCCAGCTCCTGATGACGCGCGTCGAGGAAAAGCGCGAGGAACTGCGGCAGAAGCGCAAGGATATCGATGATACGCTCGCCGAGCTCGACAATGTCGAGGAAGCCTGCCTGACGCGTCTCGCGGAGATCGGCGTTGGCACCTAA
- a CDS encoding CBS domain-containing protein: MSVRAILNEKGHNVVTVTPDVTVHQAATFLHDNRIGAVVVVDPDDQIVGILTERDIVASIAKYGATCLDSPVSSVMWQNVYCCREEMSIATLMEMMSKLRARHLPVEREGRLAGIVSIGDVVKHHIRAMEHETEQIKAYIAG; the protein is encoded by the coding sequence ATGTCAGTAAGAGCGATTCTCAACGAAAAAGGCCACAACGTCGTGACTGTGACGCCCGATGTGACAGTTCATCAGGCTGCGACCTTTCTACATGACAATCGTATCGGGGCGGTCGTCGTTGTCGATCCGGACGATCAAATCGTCGGCATTCTGACGGAGCGTGATATCGTGGCTTCGATCGCCAAATATGGTGCTACCTGTCTCGATAGCCCGGTTTCTTCCGTCATGTGGCAGAACGTCTATTGCTGCCGGGAGGAAATGTCCATTGCTACGCTGATGGAAATGATGAGCAAGCTGCGCGCACGCCACTTGCCGGTGGAAAGGGAAGGTCGGCTGGCTGGCATCGTTTCTATCGGTGACGTGGTGAAGCACCATATCCGCGCAATGGAGCACGAGACCGAACAGATCAAGGCTTATATCGCAGGTTAA
- a CDS encoding patatin-like phospholipase family protein yields the protein MLNWTFTRSNQITDLSDPDGSSLTTAPPAPAPLPTKPKIAIALGGGAARGWAHIGVLRALDEEGIEVGMIAGTSIGALVGGCYLAGKLDELEAFARSLTVRRIAGLLDFAIGGGGLFGGLRLTKRMQEHLKGFNIEDLDRPFIAVATEVHSGHEVWIEKGSLITAIRASYALPGIFEPISANGRVLVDGALVNPVPVSVCRAHEQQLVVAVNLNYDLYGRSAVVKHNAGMEAVDAPIKDGTPYSARLGMTSVMVQAFNIIQDRISRARLAGDPPDLALHPKLNDIGLSEFHRAGEAIDRGYHEAKAKLAEIRRMQEVLVR from the coding sequence ATGTTGAACTGGACATTCACGCGTAGCAACCAGATTACCGATCTATCCGACCCCGATGGATCTTCGCTCACAACTGCTCCACCAGCACCCGCTCCCCTACCGACGAAACCGAAAATCGCGATAGCCCTGGGCGGCGGTGCAGCGCGCGGCTGGGCGCATATCGGCGTGCTGCGGGCACTTGATGAGGAAGGTATCGAGGTCGGCATGATTGCCGGCACGTCCATCGGCGCCCTCGTGGGCGGCTGCTACCTCGCCGGCAAACTGGACGAATTGGAGGCCTTCGCCCGTTCTCTCACCGTGCGGCGCATCGCCGGCTTGCTCGATTTTGCGATCGGGGGCGGCGGTTTGTTCGGCGGCCTGCGACTGACCAAACGCATGCAGGAGCACCTGAAGGGCTTCAATATCGAGGATCTCGATCGTCCCTTCATTGCCGTCGCCACCGAAGTTCACAGCGGCCATGAAGTCTGGATCGAAAAGGGTTCGCTTATAACCGCTATCCGCGCGTCCTATGCGCTCCCTGGCATTTTCGAGCCGATCAGCGCCAATGGCCGCGTCCTCGTCGATGGCGCTTTGGTCAATCCGGTTCCGGTTTCGGTGTGCCGCGCTCACGAGCAGCAACTCGTCGTCGCGGTCAACCTCAATTACGATCTCTACGGACGGTCGGCCGTCGTCAAGCACAACGCCGGCATGGAAGCCGTGGATGCGCCGATCAAGGACGGCACCCCCTACTCTGCGCGTCTCGGCATGACGAGCGTCATGGTACAGGCCTTCAACATCATCCAGGATCGTATCTCGCGCGCCAGGCTTGCCGGCGATCCACCCGATCTCGCCCTTCATCCAAAGCTCAACGACATAGGTCTTTCGGAATTTCATCGCGCCGGCGAGGCGATCGACCGTGGCTATCACGAAGCGAAGGCGAAGCTCGCGGAGATCCGACGCATGCAGGAAGTGCTGGTACGCTAA
- a CDS encoding L-serine ammonia-lyase — MFLSVFDVFKIGIGPSSSHTMGPMSAANRFLDLILSDDWPRPTHASVAAIKVSLHGSLAHTGIGHGTGRAVILGLMGERPDLVDPDSMDAIIDEVERSGRITPAGHPPYAFQPKTDLVFDKKVPLPGHANGMSFSALDRDGRLLLKRIYYSIGGGFVVTDTELEAMRAAKNKPAAVKVPYPFATAQQMLDMAARSGLTIAQMKRANEEGTMSREKLDAGLDRIWEAMKSCIDRGLSQDGIMPGGLKVRRRARSIHDKLQEEWRSNKTNPLLANDWLSVYAMAVNEENAAGGRVVTSPTNGAAGVVPATIRYYLHFHDDADQEGIRDYLLTAAAVGGIIKHNASISGAEVGCQGEVGSASAMAAAGLAAVMGGTPEQIENAAEIALEHHLGMTCDPVAGLVQVPCIERNALGAVKAVTAASLALKGDGKHFVPLDACIETMRQTGVDMNEKYKETSTGGLAVNVVEC; from the coding sequence ATGTTTCTTTCCGTCTTCGACGTCTTCAAGATCGGTATTGGTCCTTCGAGTTCGCACACGATGGGGCCGATGTCGGCGGCAAACAGGTTTCTCGACCTCATCCTTTCCGATGACTGGCCGCGACCGACACATGCCAGCGTCGCCGCCATCAAGGTCAGTCTGCACGGTTCGCTTGCCCATACGGGCATCGGCCACGGCACCGGCCGCGCGGTTATCCTCGGGCTGATGGGCGAGCGTCCGGATCTCGTCGATCCCGACAGCATGGATGCAATCATCGACGAGGTGGAACGCTCTGGCCGCATCACGCCCGCCGGACATCCGCCTTACGCGTTCCAACCGAAGACAGACCTCGTTTTCGACAAAAAAGTCCCTCTGCCCGGCCACGCCAACGGTATGTCCTTCTCCGCCCTTGATCGCGACGGGCGGCTGCTCTTGAAGCGGATCTACTATTCGATCGGCGGCGGTTTCGTCGTGACCGACACGGAGCTCGAGGCGATGCGCGCCGCCAAGAACAAGCCGGCGGCCGTAAAGGTGCCTTATCCCTTCGCGACGGCGCAGCAGATGCTCGATATGGCTGCTCGTTCGGGGCTCACCATTGCCCAGATGAAGCGGGCGAACGAAGAGGGCACTATGTCGAGGGAAAAACTCGACGCCGGCCTGGATCGCATCTGGGAAGCGATGAAGAGTTGCATCGACCGGGGTTTGAGCCAGGACGGCATCATGCCGGGCGGCCTGAAGGTTCGCCGCCGTGCGCGTTCGATCCACGACAAGCTTCAGGAGGAGTGGCGATCCAACAAGACCAACCCGCTGCTCGCAAACGATTGGCTGAGCGTTTATGCGATGGCGGTCAACGAGGAGAATGCGGCCGGTGGTCGGGTCGTGACCTCGCCGACGAATGGCGCCGCTGGCGTCGTCCCGGCGACCATCCGCTATTATCTCCATTTCCATGATGACGCCGATCAGGAGGGCATCCGCGATTACCTACTGACCGCCGCAGCCGTTGGCGGCATTATCAAGCACAATGCTTCGATCTCCGGCGCGGAGGTCGGCTGTCAAGGCGAGGTCGGCTCGGCTTCCGCGATGGCGGCTGCGGGCCTTGCCGCCGTGATGGGGGGCACGCCGGAGCAGATCGAGAACGCCGCTGAGATCGCGCTCGAACACCACCTTGGCATGACCTGCGATCCTGTCGCCGGTCTCGTGCAGGTGCCGTGCATCGAGCGCAACGCCCTTGGTGCCGTCAAGGCAGTGACGGCGGCCTCGCTCGCCCTCAAGGGCGATGGCAAACACTTCGTGCCGCTCGACGCCTGCATCGAGACCATGCGGCAGACCGGCGTGGACATGAATGAGAAATACAAGGAAACCTCCACTGGCGGTCTCGCGGTGAACGTCGTCGAGTGCTGA
- a CDS encoding DUF599 domain-containing protein, whose amino-acid sequence MTFEDYIALGIFVLLWGGFNWATDARRKFKRVSLTRLMNENRRRWIRNSLNRDLKMIDTQIIAGLQAGTAFFASTTIFALGGCFALLGATDQVQMIFNDLPQVFRGGRTGFELKVGGLTCLFGYSFFKFGWSYRLFNYCSILMGGVPMTADMTRDRQAAEQAAERAIRMNILAAKHFNAGLRAIFLSIGYLGWFISPYVFIVLTGFVIFVLVRRQFFSEARDALVEDASEASKH is encoded by the coding sequence ATGACCTTCGAAGATTACATCGCACTCGGCATCTTCGTCCTGTTATGGGGCGGCTTCAACTGGGCAACCGACGCCCGGCGCAAATTCAAGCGTGTCAGCCTGACCCGGCTGATGAACGAAAACCGCCGACGATGGATTCGCAACTCGCTCAACCGCGACCTGAAAATGATCGACACGCAGATCATCGCCGGGTTGCAGGCGGGCACCGCCTTTTTTGCCTCGACCACCATCTTCGCGCTCGGCGGCTGTTTCGCGCTGCTCGGAGCGACCGACCAGGTGCAGATGATCTTCAACGACCTTCCGCAGGTTTTCCGCGGCGGCCGGACAGGTTTCGAGCTGAAGGTCGGCGGCCTCACCTGCCTCTTCGGCTACTCCTTCTTCAAATTCGGCTGGTCCTATCGCCTGTTCAACTATTGCTCCATCCTGATGGGCGGCGTTCCGATGACGGCGGACATGACGCGCGACCGGCAAGCGGCTGAGCAGGCCGCCGAGCGGGCAATCCGCATGAACATCCTGGCCGCCAAACATTTCAATGCCGGACTGAGGGCGATCTTCCTGTCGATCGGCTATCTCGGCTGGTTCATCAGCCCCTATGTCTTCATCGTTCTGACCGGCTTCGTCATCTTCGTGCTGGTCCGTCGACAGTTCTTCTCCGAGGCGAGAGACGCTCTCGTCGAGGATGCCTCCGAGGCTTCCAAGCACTAA
- a CDS encoding heparan-alpha-glucosaminide N-acetyltransferase — protein sequence MSENTATTVTETRRASPETKKRHRIALLDALRGSALVAMAIYHFVWDLEFFGYVAAGTAATGGWRLFARLIASSFLFLAGYSLVLGQRPNFRPRAFARRFVKIAGAALLISVATWFAIPNSFIFFGILHSIAAASLVGLLFLPLPAIVSFVAAAAAFAAPLYLRSAIFDVPLLWWVGLSETIPRSNDYVPLLPWLAPFLIGIGTAKLLHPLLVNRGTSTKREESNLWIRPLAFGGRHSLAIYLAHQPLLIGLVYLVAQIAPAAAPDPEQAYRANCVAACNRADPTAPCEAFCGCTLDRLKEQSLFQDLNMGKIDVNTDERIARIARQCTMDVQSGD from the coding sequence ATGTCGGAAAACACAGCAACAACGGTTACCGAGACTCGACGCGCATCGCCCGAGACCAAAAAGCGTCATCGGATCGCTCTTCTGGACGCGCTCCGGGGCTCGGCGCTCGTCGCCATGGCGATTTATCATTTCGTCTGGGATCTCGAATTCTTCGGTTATGTGGCGGCGGGGACGGCGGCGACGGGCGGCTGGCGGCTTTTCGCCCGCCTCATCGCGAGCAGTTTCCTGTTTCTGGCGGGCTACAGCCTGGTGCTCGGCCAGCGGCCGAATTTTCGTCCGCGCGCCTTTGCGCGCCGCTTCGTGAAGATCGCTGGCGCTGCGTTGCTGATCAGCGTTGCGACCTGGTTTGCCATCCCGAATTCTTTCATCTTCTTCGGAATCCTTCATTCGATCGCGGCGGCAAGCCTTGTCGGCCTCCTGTTCCTGCCACTTCCCGCGATCGTCTCCTTTGTTGCCGCCGCGGCGGCCTTCGCTGCGCCGCTCTACCTGCGCTCGGCGATCTTCGATGTGCCGCTGCTGTGGTGGGTTGGGCTTTCCGAGACGATCCCGCGTTCGAACGACTACGTGCCTCTCCTTCCCTGGCTTGCCCCCTTCCTGATCGGCATCGGAACGGCAAAGCTGCTTCACCCCTTGCTTGTCAACCGAGGGACGTCCACCAAACGGGAGGAAAGCAACCTGTGGATCAGGCCGCTCGCCTTCGGCGGCCGTCACAGTCTGGCCATATACCTCGCACACCAGCCGCTGCTCATCGGCCTCGTCTATCTCGTTGCCCAGATCGCACCCGCCGCAGCGCCCGACCCGGAACAAGCCTACCGCGCAAACTGCGTGGCGGCCTGCAACCGCGCAGACCCCACCGCGCCGTGCGAAGCCTTCTGCGGCTGCACGCTCGACCGGTTGAAAGAACAAAGCCTTTTCCAGGACTTAAACATGGGCAAGATCGACGTGAACACGGACGAACGCATTGCGCGAATCGCCCGTCAATGCACAATGGACGTGCAATCAGGGGACTAG
- a CDS encoding PilZ domain-containing protein — protein sequence MFSFQHAQNTGPKPHQESAFQRVSVNLLGRLMLANRDEFDCTAVDMSPGDVLFSSPARPRAGERIIAYIEHVGRLEGTVSRLADHAFVIQLNATERKREKLAAQLTWIANKHELGLPEDRRHDRLVPRKILTELTFGTGEKYVCRIIDLSLSGAAIDIETRPAIGTPVKLGNMKGRIVRHFQEGVAVEFSGIQSREALAEFL from the coding sequence ATGTTCTCGTTTCAGCACGCACAAAACACCGGCCCGAAGCCGCACCAGGAAAGTGCCTTTCAGCGCGTTTCGGTAAATCTTTTGGGAAGGCTGATGCTTGCCAATCGCGATGAATTTGATTGCACCGCGGTCGACATGTCGCCAGGCGACGTGCTCTTTTCCTCGCCCGCCCGCCCACGCGCCGGCGAGCGGATCATCGCCTACATCGAGCATGTCGGGCGTCTCGAAGGCACCGTGTCGCGGCTCGCTGACCACGCTTTCGTCATCCAGCTCAACGCGACGGAGCGCAAGCGCGAGAAGCTGGCGGCGCAACTCACATGGATCGCCAACAAGCATGAGCTCGGCCTGCCGGAGGACCGGCGCCATGACCGCCTCGTACCGCGCAAGATTCTGACCGAACTCACGTTCGGTACCGGCGAAAAATACGTCTGCCGCATTATTGACCTCTCCCTCTCCGGCGCCGCGATCGACATCGAAACCCGGCCCGCGATCGGGACCCCGGTCAAGCTCGGCAACATGAAGGGCAGGATCGTCCGGCATTTCCAGGAAGGCGTGGCGGTCGAATTCTCCGGCATTCAATCTCGCGAAGCCCTGGCCGAATTCCTTTGA
- the hisI gene encoding phosphoribosyl-AMP cyclohydrolase encodes MALTFDAPSEDKAVLEAGPAFTPRFDEKGLVTAVVTDAHDGELLMVAHMNAEALALTIETGVAHYYSRSRKGLWKKGESSGNLQTVQEIRTDCDQDAIWLKVSVAGHDATCHTGRRSCFYRTVGVEEGKATVTITDNHRHFDPATVYSKN; translated from the coding sequence ATGGCGCTCACCTTCGACGCCCCCTCGGAAGACAAGGCCGTGCTGGAGGCCGGGCCGGCCTTTACCCCGCGCTTCGACGAGAAAGGACTCGTTACCGCTGTCGTCACCGATGCGCACGACGGCGAGTTGCTGATGGTCGCCCATATGAACGCCGAGGCACTGGCCCTGACCATTGAAACCGGCGTTGCGCACTACTACAGCCGTTCGCGCAAGGGTCTGTGGAAGAAGGGCGAGAGTTCGGGCAACCTGCAGACCGTTCAGGAAATACGAACCGATTGCGATCAGGACGCCATTTGGCTGAAGGTGTCGGTGGCCGGCCATGACGCCACATGCCACACGGGCCGCCGCTCTTGCTTCTACCGCACCGTCGGCGTCGAAGAGGGCAAAGCCACGGTGACGATCACGGACAACCACCGGCATTTCGATCCGGCAACGGTTTACAGCAAAAATTAA
- a CDS encoding D-alanyl-D-alanine carboxypeptidase, producing MRIKSSVVSQSVFFDIAKRPLGAFSKIAGRIVLAGAIAVLALTAPAMANPKYAGIVVDAKTGKVLYGEDADELRYPASLTKMMTLYLAFEALEAGRISKSTPVTFSKNAAAEPPSKLGVRAGQSITVEQAILSLVTRSANDAATALGELLGGSEQRFARMMTNKARALGMTHTTYRNANGLPNPDQKTTARDQARLGIALRQHFPQYYDYFSTRSFRFGKQTIGNHNRLVGSVRGVDGIKTGYTRASGFNLVTSAQLDGRSIVAVVLGGTSGGSRDAQMRKLVAKYMPAASRRGGGNLIAEAPTAEPPVAAVAQAEVKPAAAPVAVASAAMDLPNTGPVPDFRYSGESSSRMEMAYAATQPVSDNPVLTGKIVPNTLEAQSAKLAAQPAAADVDTQITNSVAARAETQPEADAQPQGWVIQIGATPDKAQAMTLLGNAKEKGGKMLRNATPFTVAFSNGGGQVYRARFGGFDDQDKAVNACKVLKKKGFACWASQQ from the coding sequence ATGAGAATAAAGAGCAGCGTAGTGTCTCAATCCGTTTTTTTTGATATCGCGAAACGCCCGCTTGGCGCCTTTTCAAAGATCGCAGGACGGATTGTCCTCGCCGGCGCCATTGCCGTATTGGCTCTCACCGCCCCGGCAATGGCCAATCCGAAATACGCCGGTATTGTCGTCGATGCCAAGACCGGCAAGGTGCTTTACGGTGAGGATGCGGACGAGTTGCGCTATCCGGCTTCTCTCACCAAGATGATGACGCTGTATCTGGCGTTCGAAGCGCTCGAAGCCGGACGGATCAGCAAGTCCACGCCGGTTACGTTCTCCAAGAACGCCGCGGCAGAGCCTCCATCCAAATTGGGTGTGCGAGCCGGCCAGTCGATCACCGTCGAGCAGGCGATCCTTTCGCTGGTGACGCGCTCCGCCAACGACGCTGCTACGGCGCTCGGTGAGCTTCTGGGCGGTTCCGAACAGCGTTTTGCCCGGATGATGACCAACAAGGCGCGCGCGCTCGGCATGACGCACACGACCTATCGCAACGCCAACGGCCTACCGAACCCGGACCAGAAGACGACGGCCCGTGACCAGGCGCGGCTCGGCATCGCACTACGGCAGCACTTTCCCCAATATTATGACTATTTCTCTACGCGGAGCTTCCGTTTCGGCAAGCAGACCATCGGCAACCATAACCGCCTTGTTGGCAGTGTCCGCGGGGTCGACGGCATCAAGACCGGTTATACCCGCGCATCGGGTTTCAACCTGGTGACCTCGGCACAGCTCGACGGACGCAGCATCGTCGCGGTCGTACTGGGCGGGACGTCCGGTGGTTCCCGCGACGCCCAGATGCGCAAGCTCGTCGCCAAATACATGCCGGCCGCCTCACGCCGCGGCGGGGGCAACCTCATCGCGGAAGCGCCGACCGCCGAACCGCCCGTCGCGGCCGTCGCGCAGGCTGAAGTGAAGCCGGCGGCAGCGCCCGTCGCGGTCGCCTCGGCTGCAATGGATCTGCCCAACACCGGCCCGGTTCCGGATTTCCGCTACAGTGGCGAAAGCTCAAGCCGTATGGAAATGGCCTACGCGGCAACGCAGCCGGTGTCCGACAATCCGGTGCTTACCGGCAAGATCGTGCCGAACACGCTCGAAGCCCAAAGCGCCAAGCTCGCCGCACAGCCGGCGGCCGCGGATGTCGACACGCAGATCACCAACTCGGTTGCTGCCAGGGCTGAGACCCAGCCGGAAGCAGACGCGCAACCGCAGGGTTGGGTCATCCAGATCGGTGCTACACCCGACAAAGCGCAGGCAATGACGCTTCTCGGCAACGCCAAGGAGAAGGGCGGCAAGATGCTGCGCAATGCGACACCGTTTACCGTCGCCTTCTCGAACGGCGGTGGCCAAGTCTACCGCGCACGTTTCGGCGGCTTCGACGACCAGGACAAGGCCGTCAATGCATGCAAGGTTTTGAAGAAGAAGGGTTTCGCTTGCTGGGCGAGCCAGCAGTAA